In Xyrauchen texanus isolate HMW12.3.18 chromosome 13, RBS_HiC_50CHRs, whole genome shotgun sequence, a single genomic region encodes these proteins:
- the akr1a1b gene encoding aldo-keto reductase family 1 member A1-B isoform X2, with translation MSMNDFAVLSTGRKMPLVGLGTWKSEPGKVKQAVIWALQSGYRHIDCAPIYTNEPEIGEAFQEMLGPDKAVRREDVFVTSKLWNTKHHPDDVEPSLLRTLKDLNLEYLDLYLIHWPYAFQRGDNSFPRKEDGTILYDNIDYKQTWAAMEKLVGKGLVRAIGLSNFNSRQIDDVLSIANVKPTVLQVECHPYLAQVKLLAHCRDRGLVMTAYSPLGSPDRTWKHPEEPVLLEEPAIAALAKKYNKTPAQIIIRWQTQRGVVTIPKSITESRIKENIEVFDFTLEPEELSEVTALKRGWRYIVPSITVDGKSVPRDAGHPHYPFNDPY, from the exons ATGAGTATGAATGACTTTGCTGTTCTCAGCACTGGACGAAAGATGCCCCTTGTGGGACTTGGGACATGGAAGAGTGAACCTGGAAAG GTAAAACAGGCAGTTATTTGGGCATTGCAATCTGGCTATCGGCACATTGACTGTGCTCCCATTTACACAAACGAGCCAGAGATCGGTGAAGCTTTCCAAGAAATGCTGGGGCCTGACAAA GCTGTCAGGCGAGAGGATGTATTTGTGACCTCCAAACTGTGGAACACTAAACACCACCCAGATGATGTGGAGCCATCTCTGTTAAGAACCTTGAAAGATCTAAACCTGGAGTACCTGGACCTCTACCTCATCCATTGGCCATATGCCTTCCA ACGAGGTGATAACTCTTTTCCTAGAAAGGAGGATGGAACCATACTGTATGACAACATAGACTACAAGCAGACATGGGCTGCTATGGAAAAGCTTGTGGGGAAGGGCCTTGTCAGAGCTATTGGTCTCTCTAACTTCAACAGCAGACAGATTGATGACGTCTTATCAATTGCAAACGTCAAACCTACTGTTTTGCAG GTGGAGTGTCATCCATACCTTGCACAGGTTAAGCTGCTAGCTCACTGCCGGGATAGGGGTTTGGTGATGACTGCCTACAGTCCACTAGGATCTCCTGATCGAACCTGGAAGCATCCAGAGGAGCCTGTACTGTTGGAGGAGCCAGCCATTGCTGCACTAGCTAAGAAGTACAACAAGACTCCTGCACAAATTATCATTAG ATGGCAAACTCAGCGAGGAGTAGTGACTATCCCAAAGAGCATTACAGAGTCTCGGATTAAAGAGAATATTGAG GTGTTTGATTTCACTCTTGAACCTGAGGAACTTAGTGAAGTgacagcattaaaaagaggctggcGTTACATTGTGCCATCAATAACT GTTGATGGTAAGTCTGTACCCAGGGATGCAGGACATCCTCACTACCCTTTTAATGACCCCTATTAA
- the akr1a1b gene encoding aldo-keto reductase family 1 member A1-B isoform X1, producing the protein MHIQQALRLVIHYHKLCCRRLAHRMSMNDFAVLSTGRKMPLVGLGTWKSEPGKVKQAVIWALQSGYRHIDCAPIYTNEPEIGEAFQEMLGPDKAVRREDVFVTSKLWNTKHHPDDVEPSLLRTLKDLNLEYLDLYLIHWPYAFQRGDNSFPRKEDGTILYDNIDYKQTWAAMEKLVGKGLVRAIGLSNFNSRQIDDVLSIANVKPTVLQVECHPYLAQVKLLAHCRDRGLVMTAYSPLGSPDRTWKHPEEPVLLEEPAIAALAKKYNKTPAQIIIRWQTQRGVVTIPKSITESRIKENIEVFDFTLEPEELSEVTALKRGWRYIVPSITVDGKSVPRDAGHPHYPFNDPY; encoded by the exons ATGCATATTCAACAGGCTCTGCGTCTTGTTATTCATTATCATAAACTGTGTTGTCGAAGACTG GCACACAGGATGAGTATGAATGACTTTGCTGTTCTCAGCACTGGACGAAAGATGCCCCTTGTGGGACTTGGGACATGGAAGAGTGAACCTGGAAAG GTAAAACAGGCAGTTATTTGGGCATTGCAATCTGGCTATCGGCACATTGACTGTGCTCCCATTTACACAAACGAGCCAGAGATCGGTGAAGCTTTCCAAGAAATGCTGGGGCCTGACAAA GCTGTCAGGCGAGAGGATGTATTTGTGACCTCCAAACTGTGGAACACTAAACACCACCCAGATGATGTGGAGCCATCTCTGTTAAGAACCTTGAAAGATCTAAACCTGGAGTACCTGGACCTCTACCTCATCCATTGGCCATATGCCTTCCA ACGAGGTGATAACTCTTTTCCTAGAAAGGAGGATGGAACCATACTGTATGACAACATAGACTACAAGCAGACATGGGCTGCTATGGAAAAGCTTGTGGGGAAGGGCCTTGTCAGAGCTATTGGTCTCTCTAACTTCAACAGCAGACAGATTGATGACGTCTTATCAATTGCAAACGTCAAACCTACTGTTTTGCAG GTGGAGTGTCATCCATACCTTGCACAGGTTAAGCTGCTAGCTCACTGCCGGGATAGGGGTTTGGTGATGACTGCCTACAGTCCACTAGGATCTCCTGATCGAACCTGGAAGCATCCAGAGGAGCCTGTACTGTTGGAGGAGCCAGCCATTGCTGCACTAGCTAAGAAGTACAACAAGACTCCTGCACAAATTATCATTAG ATGGCAAACTCAGCGAGGAGTAGTGACTATCCCAAAGAGCATTACAGAGTCTCGGATTAAAGAGAATATTGAG GTGTTTGATTTCACTCTTGAACCTGAGGAACTTAGTGAAGTgacagcattaaaaagaggctggcGTTACATTGTGCCATCAATAACT GTTGATGGTAAGTCTGTACCCAGGGATGCAGGACATCCTCACTACCCTTTTAATGACCCCTATTAA